The window TGATAACGATTTTTCTACGTACTTATTTGAAGGTTTTAGAGAAAATGCATCAGAACTTCATATTACAAGTACAAACTTCGATGAACCAATCGGAGTCGCACAGGCAAAAGCACATGATTATGTATTAGCTGTTCATGGATATAAAGGGGAGCCGGGAATTGACCACACCCTTGTTGGCGGAACAGACTATGACCG of the Desertibacillus haloalkaliphilus genome contains:
- a CDS encoding poly-gamma-glutamate hydrolase family protein — protein: ELEENESTDHYQITSNPVPGSRLLVMSPHGGRIEGGVSEIVHFFDNDFSTYLFEGFRENASELHITSTNFDEPIGVAQAKAHDYVLAVHGYKGEPGIDHTLVGGTDYDR